A stretch of Suncus etruscus isolate mSunEtr1 chromosome 9, mSunEtr1.pri.cur, whole genome shotgun sequence DNA encodes these proteins:
- the GPR137 gene encoding integral membrane protein GPR137 encodes MERNLSGLVPAAGLVPALPPAVTLGLTAAYTTLYALLFFSVYAQLWLVLLYGHKRLSYQTVFLALCLLWAALRTTLFSFYFRDTPRANRLGPVPFWLLYCCPVCLQFFTLTLMNLYFAQVVFKAKAKRRPEMSRGLLAVRGAFVGASLLFLLVNVLCAVLSHRRRTQPWALLLVRVLVSDSLFVLCALSLAACLCLVARRAPSTSIYLEAKGTSVCQAAAMGGAMVLLYASRACYNLAALALAPRSRLDAFDYDWYNVSDQADLVNDLGNKGYLVFGLILFVWELLPTTLLVGFFRVHRPPQDLSSLSRQVFGSRSYFFDRAGHCEDQSSSWEHSRGESTSLSGSFGSGSWYGTLGREPSWCGGSQTRTTPLLFSQVLGPGGHHHSLYSTPQT; translated from the exons ATGGAGCGGAACCTGTCTGGCCTGGTGCCCGCAGCAGGGCTGGTCCCCGCGCTGCCGCCCGCCGTGACCCTGGGGCTGACTGCGGCCTACACCACCCTGTATGCCCTGCTCTTCTTCTCCGTCTATGCCCAGCTCTGGCTGGTGCTTCTCTACGGGCACAAGCGCCTCAGCTACCAGACCGTGTTCCTGGCCCTGTGTCTGCTCTGGGCCGCCCTGCGCACCACCCTCTTCTCCTTCTACTTCCGAGACACCCCCCGGGCCAACCGCCTGGGCCCCGTGCCCTTCTGGCTTCTCTACTGCTGTCCTGTCTGCCTGCAGTTCTTCACCCTGACGCTCATGAATCTCTACTTTGCCCAG GTGGTGTTCAAAGCCAAGGCGAAGCGTCGGCCAGAGATGAGCCGAGGCCT GCTGGCCGTCCGGGGAGCCTTTGTGGGGGCCTCGCTGCTCTTCCTGCTGGTCAACGTACTGTGCGCGGTGCTGTCCCACCGTCGCCGGACCCAACCCTGGGCCCTGCTGCTGGTACGAGTTCTGGTGAGCGACTCCCTCTTCGTCCTGTGCGCGCTCTCACTCGCTGCCTGCCTCTGCCTGGTTGCCCGGCGTGCCCCTTCCACCAGTATCTACCTGGAAGCCAAG GGAACCAGCGTGTGCCAGGCCGCAGCCATGGGGGGAGCCATGGTCCTGCTCTATGCCAGCCGGGCCTGCTACAACTTGGCAGCGCTGGCCTTGGCCCCCCGGAGCCGGCTGGATGCTTTCGATTACGACTGGTACAACGTGTCTGATCAG GCCGACCTGGTGAATGATCTGGGCAACAAGGGCTACCTGGTGTTCGGCCTCATACTCTTCGTGTGGGAGCTGCTGCCCACCACGCTGCTCGTGGGCTTCTTCCGGGTGCACCGGCCCCCACAAGACCTG AGCTCCCTCAGCAGGCAGGTGTTCGGCTCCCGCTCCTATTTCTTCGACCGCGCAGGCCACTGCGAGGACCAGAGCAGCTCCTGGGAGCACAGCCGGGGCGAGAGCACTAG CTTATCAGGCAGTTTTGGCTCGGGCAGCTGGTACGGCACCTTGGGTCGAGAGCCCAGCTGGTGCGGGGGCAGCCAGACGCGGACCACACCCCTGCTCTTCTCCCAGGTGCTGGGACCCGGCGGCCACCACCACAGCCTCTACTCCACCCCCCAGACGTGA